From Leisingera sp. NJS204, one genomic window encodes:
- the tviB gene encoding Vi polysaccharide biosynthesis UDP-N-acetylglucosamine C-6 dehydrogenase TviB yields MSGVQDKICVIGLGYVGLPLAAAFGQHRKVVGFDIDPGRIAELRQGEDRTRELGCQELAMAEHLSFTADPAEIAGCSIYIVTVPTPVDASHRPDLSPLLAASAIVGGVLKPGDLVIYESTVYPGATEEDCVPILEARSGLVFNKDFFTGYSPERINPGDKARRLADIVKVTSGSTPEVAERVDALYREVVTAGTHKAASIRVAEAAKVIENSQRDINIALVNELAKIFNKMGIDTQAVLEAAGTKWNFLPFRPGLVGGHCIGVDPYYLTHKAEQLGYHPEILLAGRRLNDGMGAYVAGEMVKAMLKRGLPVSGARVLVMGLTFKENCPDLRNTRVIDVVRSLEEYGAKVDVYDPHADPEEAQAEYGISLVPEIGQGAYAGVVLAVAHSEFREMGAGAIRALGTAGALVYDLKYVLAPDQADLRL; encoded by the coding sequence ATGAGCGGCGTGCAGGATAAGATCTGTGTCATTGGACTTGGCTATGTGGGGCTGCCGCTGGCGGCGGCCTTCGGGCAGCACCGGAAAGTCGTTGGCTTTGACATCGATCCGGGCCGCATTGCCGAGCTGCGCCAAGGCGAGGACCGCACCCGCGAGCTGGGCTGCCAGGAGCTGGCAATGGCGGAGCACCTTAGTTTCACTGCGGATCCGGCGGAGATTGCCGGTTGCTCCATCTATATCGTCACCGTGCCGACGCCGGTGGATGCCAGCCACCGCCCGGATCTGAGCCCGCTTCTGGCGGCATCGGCGATTGTTGGCGGGGTGTTGAAACCCGGTGATCTGGTGATCTATGAATCCACCGTCTATCCCGGCGCCACCGAGGAAGATTGCGTGCCCATTCTGGAAGCGCGCTCGGGGCTGGTGTTCAACAAGGATTTCTTTACCGGCTATAGTCCCGAGCGGATCAACCCCGGCGACAAGGCGCGGCGGCTGGCGGACATCGTCAAAGTGACCTCCGGGTCGACGCCGGAGGTGGCCGAACGCGTCGATGCGTTGTACCGCGAGGTGGTGACGGCCGGCACCCATAAGGCCGCGAGCATCCGGGTGGCTGAGGCCGCCAAGGTGATTGAGAACAGCCAGCGGGATATCAACATTGCGCTGGTGAATGAGCTGGCCAAGATCTTTAACAAGATGGGGATTGATACCCAGGCGGTGCTGGAAGCGGCTGGAACCAAATGGAATTTCCTGCCGTTCCGCCCCGGTCTGGTGGGCGGCCACTGCATCGGGGTGGACCCTTATTACCTGACCCATAAGGCCGAGCAGCTGGGCTATCATCCCGAGATCCTGCTGGCGGGCCGGCGGCTGAATGACGGCATGGGCGCCTATGTTGCCGGTGAGATGGTGAAGGCGATGCTGAAACGCGGCCTGCCGGTTTCGGGCGCGCGGGTTCTGGTGATGGGGCTGACGTTCAAGGAGAACTGCCCGGACCTTCGCAATACGCGGGTGATCGACGTGGTGCGCAGCCTGGAGGAATACGGGGCGAAAGTCGATGTTTATGATCCCCATGCGGACCCGGAGGAGGCACAGGCGGAATACGGCATTTCGCTGGTCCCGGAGATCGGGCAGGGGGCTTATGCCGGGGTGGTGCTGGCGGTGGCGCATTCGGAGTTCCGGGAGATGGGGGCCGGGGCGATCCGCGCCTTGGGGACCGCCGGCGCGCTGGTCTATGACCTGAAATATGTGCTGGCACCGGATCAGGCGGATCTGCGGCTTTGA
- a CDS encoding MotA/TolQ/ExbB proton channel family protein, whose protein sequence is MSGTWEILGTGGPVIALLALMSLMSLTVIAVKLIQLWPVRSGQAGREQALTLWKDGDRKQAQNSIAAGKSPADRVMAYAMQALQEGLSGPLLQDELQRRGNEEVSRMNSLIRLLELIAMVSPLLGLLGTVLGMIQSFQELELAQGAANASVLAGGIWQALLTTAAGLLVAIPAAVAAGLFAARIDTAAQAIESAAGRLLLIDGSR, encoded by the coding sequence ATGAGCGGCACCTGGGAAATCCTCGGCACCGGCGGCCCGGTGATTGCGCTGCTGGCGCTGATGTCGCTGATGTCATTGACTGTAATCGCGGTGAAGCTGATCCAGCTTTGGCCAGTACGCTCCGGCCAGGCGGGCCGCGAACAGGCCCTGACCCTGTGGAAAGACGGCGACCGCAAACAGGCGCAGAACAGTATCGCCGCCGGAAAATCCCCCGCCGACCGGGTGATGGCCTATGCCATGCAAGCGCTGCAGGAAGGCCTGAGCGGCCCGCTTCTGCAAGATGAACTGCAGCGCCGCGGCAATGAGGAAGTGAGCCGGATGAACTCCCTCATCCGCCTGCTGGAACTCATCGCCATGGTCTCGCCGCTTTTGGGGCTGCTGGGCACCGTCCTGGGCATGATCCAGTCCTTTCAGGAGCTGGAACTGGCGCAGGGTGCCGCCAATGCCTCGGTGCTGGCCGGCGGCATCTGGCAGGCGCTGCTGACCACCGCCGCGGGCCTCTTGGTCGCCATCCCCGCCGCTGTCGCCGCAGGGCTGTTTGCCGCCCGCATCGACACCGCCGCGCAAGCCATCGAAAGCGCCGCCGGCCGCCTGCTGCTGATCGACGGGTCGCGCTGA
- a CDS encoding ExbD/TolR family protein has translation MMINRPARPRALISLVPMIDVMLILLVFFMVTSTYLNLDMIPAVKPSQGSAASTQAPAGTLMIRLGADGVPVLRGTALDAETLQATLSAAVAKEPLTQVVILPSGAARTQALITVMDTAALAGVTRLRVLRLEAAQ, from the coding sequence ATGATGATCAACCGGCCTGCCCGCCCCCGCGCCCTGATTTCGCTGGTGCCGATGATCGATGTCATGCTGATCCTGCTGGTGTTCTTCATGGTGACCTCCACCTATCTGAACCTTGACATGATCCCGGCGGTGAAACCCTCCCAAGGCTCTGCCGCCAGCACTCAGGCCCCGGCCGGCACCCTGATGATCCGCCTCGGCGCCGATGGCGTGCCAGTGCTGCGCGGCACCGCGCTGGACGCCGAAACTCTACAGGCCACCCTCTCCGCCGCCGTCGCCAAGGAACCCCTTACCCAAGTGGTGATTCTCCCCTCCGGCGCCGCCCGGACCCAGGCGCTGATCACGGTGATGGACACAGCTGCTCTGGCTGGCGTCACCCGACTGCGCGTGCTGCGGCTGGAGGCGGCGCAATGA
- a CDS encoding AAA family ATPase, which yields MFTHEDLSKMQAQSLKMQSWIRQQTFSPEMEKTLRRFSSWEVAELIFRVNQSTLRGRLSADPSLPQGHVEEDGRQRWYSLEEINELRRRIKINRKSLLPKRPAGKRALRVAISNFKGGAGKSTVALHFAHAAALDGYRVLCVDFDPQATLSHSMGLSDVTEDYTVWGIMARDLVRETERMNAVPQGAESGNALPRRQLPDAITGMGLQDLRVSDFVKPTSWPTIDIIPSCANAAFVEFASAQYRHLNPEWSFFAAVSRYLDQLPAEDYDLMIFDCPPAIGYQSMNAVFAADMLYIPSGPGYWEYDSTTSFVGQLSEALEDLSAFNGVVPAGTFALPKVFQDVRFLLTRYESGNDLHRAMRSAFMKVFEGRMTEHPIEMTRAVEQSGRFLSSIYEIDYRDMTRETWRRARASFDQAYDEFKAHAVEAWENLEDEA from the coding sequence ATGTTTACGCACGAAGACCTGTCCAAAATGCAGGCCCAATCTCTCAAGATGCAAAGCTGGATCCGCCAGCAGACCTTCTCCCCCGAAATGGAAAAGACCCTGCGCCGGTTCTCCTCCTGGGAAGTGGCTGAGCTGATCTTCCGCGTCAACCAGTCGACCCTGCGGGGACGGCTGTCGGCGGACCCTTCCCTGCCCCAGGGCCATGTCGAGGAAGACGGCCGCCAGCGCTGGTATTCGCTGGAGGAGATCAATGAGCTGCGCCGCCGCATCAAGATCAACCGCAAATCCCTGTTGCCCAAACGCCCCGCGGGGAAACGGGCGCTGAGGGTGGCGATCTCAAACTTCAAGGGCGGTGCGGGCAAATCCACCGTGGCGCTGCATTTCGCCCATGCCGCGGCACTGGACGGCTACCGGGTGCTGTGCGTCGACTTCGACCCGCAGGCCACCCTGTCCCACTCCATGGGCCTTAGCGACGTCACCGAGGATTACACCGTCTGGGGCATCATGGCCCGCGATCTGGTGCGCGAGACCGAGCGGATGAACGCGGTCCCGCAGGGCGCCGAGTCCGGCAACGCCCTGCCCCGGCGCCAGCTGCCGGACGCGATCACCGGCATGGGGCTGCAGGACCTGCGGGTCAGCGACTTTGTCAAACCCACCAGCTGGCCGACCATCGACATCATCCCCTCCTGCGCCAATGCGGCCTTTGTCGAATTCGCCTCCGCCCAGTACCGCCACCTGAACCCGGAATGGTCGTTCTTCGCCGCGGTCTCCCGCTACCTCGATCAGCTGCCGGCCGAGGACTACGACCTGATGATCTTCGATTGCCCGCCCGCGATTGGCTACCAGTCGATGAATGCGGTCTTTGCCGCCGACATGCTCTATATCCCCTCCGGCCCCGGCTATTGGGAATATGACTCCACCACCTCTTTTGTCGGCCAGCTGTCCGAGGCGCTGGAGGATCTGTCGGCGTTTAACGGCGTTGTCCCCGCGGGGACATTTGCGTTGCCCAAGGTTTTCCAGGACGTCCGCTTCCTGCTTACCCGTTATGAGTCCGGTAACGATTTGCACCGTGCGATGCGTTCGGCATTTATGAAGGTGTTTGAGGGCAGAATGACCGAACACCCGATTGAGATGACCCGCGCAGTTGAACAATCGGGGCGGTTCCTAAGTTCCATCTATGAAATCGACTACCGGGATATGACTCGTGAAACCTGGCGGCGCGCGCGTGCGTCGTTTGATCAGGCCTATGATGAATTCAAGGCCCACGCGGTCGAAGCCTGGGAAAACCTGGAGGATGAGGCATGA
- a CDS encoding DnaA N-terminal domain-containing protein has product MLAKRPAGRNASALKYDILTAMGAYALGQGKGAQKLVLRFMTLMTARYNWQRDELAVGQREIARLWDVDERTVKREMAKLRGWGWLVVKRQGARGRVTEYGIDLERLLADTQDRWGAVGPDFEHRMQNNDEPAPNVVPLRPGSAPPAPDISDGSEWSLAKAVLHAEDPANYASWIRGLEKASRAGGRLMLKAPSRFHANYVMAHLMPRLLAACRDVDGGVSAIVVEA; this is encoded by the coding sequence ATGCTTGCCAAACGGCCTGCGGGGCGCAACGCCTCGGCATTGAAGTATGACATCCTCACGGCGATGGGGGCCTATGCGCTTGGCCAGGGCAAGGGGGCGCAGAAGCTGGTGCTGCGCTTCATGACATTGATGACCGCACGCTACAACTGGCAGCGCGATGAGCTGGCAGTGGGCCAGCGCGAGATTGCCCGGCTGTGGGATGTGGATGAACGCACGGTAAAACGCGAGATGGCCAAGCTGCGGGGCTGGGGCTGGCTGGTGGTGAAACGTCAGGGCGCGCGCGGGCGGGTCACCGAATACGGGATCGATCTGGAGCGGCTGCTGGCGGATACGCAGGACCGCTGGGGGGCTGTGGGTCCGGATTTTGAACACCGGATGCAAAACAATGATGAGCCGGCGCCGAATGTGGTGCCGCTGCGCCCTGGGTCTGCTCCGCCTGCGCCGGATATCTCGGACGGCAGCGAATGGAGCCTGGCCAAGGCGGTGCTGCATGCAGAGGACCCGGCGAATTATGCGTCGTGGATACGGGGATTGGAGAAAGCCAGCCGCGCCGGCGGCCGGCTGATGCTAAAGGCGCCGAGCCGGTTCCACGCAAACTATGTGATGGCGCATCTGATGCCGCGCTTGCTGGCGGCGTGCCGCGATGTGGATGGCGGGGTCTCGGCGATTGTTGTCGAGGCATGA
- a CDS encoding OmpA family protein, whose protein sequence is MFRITLSILTVLFLLIRPALAAGPFEHGWQLNPESSAIRFISIKKGSIAESSRFAAFSGSISDQGDARIQIALDSVDTSIDLRNVRMRFLFFETFTYPEAVVTARIDPAMISDLAAAQRKRIDLPVTLSLHGVKADLTVPVAVTALGNDRVSVATVQPVILKLEAFNLNPGREKLEEAAGVTITPVGLVSMDLMFDRTSPGSTPVPAGTVTAGAATALEASGDFSREACAGRFEILSQGRSVNFAPSTARLDANSRDFLESLSDIIRRCPGMVVEVGGHTDSQGKAAWNMKLSEKRAAAVAQYLQRMEIPAERLVAVGYGETTPLVSNNTAQNRAKNRRIEFKVLN, encoded by the coding sequence ATGTTCCGTATAACCCTTTCAATTTTAACAGTTTTATTCCTCCTCATCCGCCCGGCACTGGCTGCCGGCCCGTTTGAGCACGGCTGGCAGCTCAATCCCGAATCCTCCGCCATCCGCTTTATATCGATCAAAAAGGGCAGCATTGCGGAATCCAGCCGTTTTGCTGCATTTTCCGGCAGTATTTCCGATCAGGGCGACGCCAGAATCCAGATTGCGCTCGATTCCGTGGATACCTCCATTGACCTTCGCAACGTGCGGATGCGGTTTCTGTTCTTTGAAACCTTCACCTACCCCGAAGCCGTGGTCACCGCCCGGATCGACCCGGCCATGATCTCAGATCTTGCTGCCGCGCAGCGCAAGCGGATTGACCTTCCGGTCACCCTCTCGCTGCACGGGGTCAAAGCGGACCTGACTGTTCCGGTAGCGGTAACAGCACTGGGCAACGACCGCGTATCTGTTGCCACCGTGCAGCCTGTCATTCTCAAGCTGGAGGCATTCAACCTCAACCCCGGCCGGGAAAAACTTGAGGAAGCAGCAGGCGTCACCATCACACCCGTTGGCCTGGTCAGCATGGACCTGATGTTTGACCGCACCTCGCCCGGCAGCACGCCTGTCCCCGCGGGGACAGTCACCGCGGGCGCCGCCACCGCGCTGGAAGCCAGCGGCGATTTCAGCCGGGAGGCCTGCGCCGGCCGGTTCGAAATTCTGTCGCAAGGCCGCAGCGTGAACTTTGCCCCGTCCACCGCACGGCTTGATGCCAACTCCCGCGATTTTCTGGAGAGCCTCTCGGACATCATCCGCCGCTGCCCCGGCATGGTGGTCGAAGTCGGCGGCCATACCGACAGCCAGGGCAAAGCCGCCTGGAACATGAAGCTGAGCGAGAAGCGGGCTGCGGCAGTTGCCCAGTACCTGCAGCGGATGGAAATCCCGGCCGAGCGCCTGGTGGCCGTCGGCTATGGCGAGACCACGCCGCTGGTTTCTAACAACACGGCGCAGAACCGGGCCAAGAACCGGCGGATCGAGTTCAAGGTTTTGAACTGA
- a CDS encoding caspase domain-containing protein encodes MRGLMIWVRLMVLAVAAACWGATVLAEERLALVIGNSAYGSVSPLDNPVRDARLIAQTLEGLGFDVTLAADTRQIEMKRAIGQFGRKLRGAGEDATGLFYYAGHGVQSFGSNYLLPVDVALADAADLDLMAVEAQSVLRQMASARNRTNIVILDACRNNPFETVADLNESGLAEMKAPTGTFLAYATAPGDVALDGAGENSPFTEALAREIVVPGAPVEQVFKQVRRAVLEQSGGGQTPWDTSSLVSDFVFAEAAPEAVMSAAEVQEAQIWRSVKASRDAMQIMLYLRGYGDGKHADEARGLLSELMAEELQGSAAVAAAPAAASAPAVADAETAMFEAAQGDGSKAAFEAYLMAYPEGQFAEIATVELAAMRAGASQDPEAGGAAVAVAPKTEPAPVPLPEAGPVTYASPLHSEMPQIAGLTLAEAVTRSPAFPPIEGLPESYWKGQACSSCHQWTRERLCTQGNTYLSLNMQRSLGKQHPFGGALKQALKSWAAGGCQ; translated from the coding sequence GTGCGTGGTTTGATGATTTGGGTCCGGCTGATGGTGCTGGCTGTTGCGGCGGCCTGCTGGGGTGCCACAGTTCTGGCAGAAGAGCGGCTGGCGCTGGTGATCGGCAACTCGGCCTATGGTTCGGTCTCGCCGCTGGACAATCCGGTGCGCGATGCCCGGCTGATTGCACAGACGCTGGAGGGGCTGGGATTTGATGTCACCCTGGCGGCGGATACCCGGCAAATTGAAATGAAGCGGGCCATCGGCCAGTTCGGGCGCAAGCTGCGCGGGGCAGGGGAAGACGCGACGGGCCTGTTCTACTATGCCGGCCACGGGGTGCAGAGCTTTGGCAGCAACTATCTGCTGCCAGTGGATGTAGCGCTGGCGGATGCGGCGGATCTGGACCTGATGGCGGTGGAGGCGCAGTCGGTCTTGCGGCAGATGGCCTCGGCCCGCAACCGCACCAATATCGTGATCCTGGATGCCTGCCGCAACAACCCGTTTGAGACGGTGGCGGATCTGAATGAAAGCGGCCTGGCGGAAATGAAGGCGCCGACCGGCACCTTTCTGGCCTATGCCACGGCACCGGGCGATGTGGCATTGGACGGGGCCGGGGAAAACAGCCCGTTCACCGAGGCGCTGGCGCGCGAGATCGTGGTGCCGGGCGCACCGGTGGAGCAAGTGTTCAAACAGGTGCGCCGGGCAGTGCTGGAGCAAAGCGGCGGCGGCCAGACGCCTTGGGACACGTCCTCGCTGGTCAGTGATTTTGTCTTTGCCGAAGCCGCGCCGGAAGCGGTGATGAGCGCGGCAGAAGTGCAGGAAGCGCAGATCTGGCGCTCGGTCAAGGCGTCGCGGGATGCGATGCAGATCATGCTGTATCTGCGGGGCTACGGCGACGGGAAGCATGCGGATGAGGCACGGGGGCTGCTGTCCGAGCTGATGGCGGAAGAACTGCAAGGCAGTGCTGCGGTTGCCGCAGCTCCGGCGGCGGCTTCGGCTCCGGCTGTTGCGGATGCTGAAACGGCGATGTTCGAGGCCGCACAGGGCGATGGCAGCAAGGCAGCATTTGAGGCCTATCTGATGGCCTATCCCGAAGGCCAGTTTGCCGAGATAGCAACGGTGGAACTGGCGGCGATGCGCGCCGGGGCAAGCCAGGATCCGGAGGCCGGCGGCGCGGCGGTTGCTGTGGCCCCAAAGACCGAACCTGCACCGGTGCCGCTGCCCGAAGCGGGGCCGGTCACCTATGCCAGTCCGCTGCATTCGGAAATGCCGCAGATTGCCGGGCTGACCCTGGCCGAGGCAGTGACCCGTTCCCCCGCATTTCCGCCCATTGAGGGCCTGCCGGAGAGTTATTGGAAAGGTCAGGCCTGCAGTTCCTGCCACCAATGGACGCGCGAGCGGCTTTGCACCCAAGGGAATACTTATCTTAGCCTCAACATGCAGCGTTCGCTGGGCAAGCAGCATCCCTTTGGCGGCGCGCTGAAACAGGCGCTGAAGAGCTGGGCGGCGGGCGGCTGCCAGTAA
- a CDS encoding ParB/RepB/Spo0J family partition protein, whose amino-acid sequence MSKRRVFDIDFPSEPEVFPAGTAAKKPDEKPSEARRGPMATAISENADALRARAEAEQNIRAENDRLAHEFVRLKKLGLVVDRIPLGMIRMDKLIRDRKDDRDPELDELKESIKSVGLSNPIRVEERGDGKFELIQGYRRMRAYFSLLQETGDESYAAIPAGLVAKGDSLQALYRRMVDENLVRRDISFAEMAQLALRYAEDTQTGAETTEDAVNDLYASAGRQKRVYIRHFAQVLKALGEGLKFPQAIPRALGLDLKKRLEADAMNAQVLRDTLARVQPQTEEGELDVLRSFAEGKRKNAPRAAAAPRAGVAKTTLRCTVPAGTVRCQARDGKIEMAMERDFSEIDRHKLEDAIAAFFEALEQED is encoded by the coding sequence ATGAGCAAACGCAGAGTCTTCGACATCGACTTCCCGTCTGAACCAGAGGTGTTCCCCGCGGGGACAGCCGCAAAAAAGCCGGACGAGAAACCGTCCGAAGCCCGCCGCGGACCGATGGCCACCGCGATCTCGGAGAACGCCGATGCGTTGCGCGCGCGGGCCGAGGCCGAACAGAATATCCGCGCCGAAAACGACCGGCTGGCACATGAATTTGTGCGGCTGAAGAAGCTGGGCCTGGTGGTCGACCGGATCCCGCTTGGCATGATCCGCATGGATAAACTGATCCGTGACCGCAAGGATGACCGCGATCCGGAACTGGATGAGCTGAAGGAATCGATCAAATCCGTTGGCCTGTCGAACCCGATCCGGGTCGAAGAACGCGGCGACGGCAAGTTTGAGCTGATCCAGGGTTACCGCCGGATGCGCGCCTATTTTTCGCTGCTGCAGGAAACCGGCGACGAAAGCTATGCCGCGATCCCTGCGGGTTTGGTGGCCAAGGGCGACAGTTTGCAGGCCCTCTACCGCCGGATGGTGGATGAAAACCTGGTGCGCCGCGACATTTCCTTTGCCGAGATGGCCCAGCTGGCGCTGCGCTATGCCGAGGATACCCAGACCGGGGCCGAGACCACCGAGGATGCGGTCAATGATCTTTATGCCTCGGCCGGGCGGCAAAAGCGGGTCTACATCCGCCATTTCGCCCAGGTGCTGAAGGCACTGGGCGAGGGGCTGAAATTCCCCCAGGCGATCCCGCGGGCGCTGGGGCTGGACCTGAAGAAACGGCTGGAGGCGGATGCGATGAACGCCCAGGTGCTGCGGGACACGCTGGCGCGGGTGCAGCCGCAAACCGAAGAGGGTGAGCTGGATGTGCTGCGCAGCTTTGCCGAGGGCAAGCGCAAGAATGCGCCCCGCGCCGCCGCGGCACCGCGCGCCGGTGTTGCCAAGACCACCCTGCGCTGCACTGTCCCCGCGGGGACAGTCCGTTGCCAGGCGCGCGACGGCAAGATCGAGATGGCGATGGAGCGCGACTTTTCCGAGATCGACCGGCACAAGCTGGAGGACGCAATCGCCGCGTTTTTCGAGGCCTTGGAACAGGAAGACTGA
- a CDS encoding ExbD/TolR family protein — protein MKLNRPARSPHSETIIALIDVVFFLLVFFMLIGRMDATAPFDVRPATAVTGRDMPAGGITLAISATGDLALDGDAIARNALSPALSALLADDPDLRLRINAHRSAELRRVLPLVAEGEALGFKDVVLVVTPETDG, from the coding sequence ATGAAGCTCAACCGGCCTGCCCGCAGCCCCCATTCTGAAACCATCATCGCGCTTATCGACGTGGTGTTTTTCCTGCTGGTGTTCTTCATGCTGATCGGCCGGATGGATGCCACCGCCCCGTTTGATGTCCGCCCTGCCACCGCCGTCACCGGCCGCGACATGCCAGCGGGCGGCATTACCCTGGCGATCTCCGCCACCGGGGATCTGGCGCTGGACGGCGATGCCATCGCCCGCAACGCCCTCTCCCCTGCCCTCTCGGCCCTGCTGGCAGACGACCCGGACCTGCGGCTGCGCATCAACGCCCATCGCTCGGCCGAGCTGCGCCGGGTGCTGCCGCTGGTGGCCGAGGGCGAGGCGCTGGGGTTCAAGGACGTGGTGCTGGTGGTCACCCCGGAAACGGACGGATGA
- a CDS encoding DUF4384 domain-containing protein: MSRAPAIWALGLAASALIHAAGAGALLISLVPQPLPQQPSPESSLNLQAHRIPRSEAVPQVAEGQQAAESKAQSQGLDAGAVPQSSARPQALPANRLASAAPAAASLPPAAARSPAANPASNTGQKLAGAPAQAASLAVARPARQQAKTVEPAAGKALPAQVESQAAASSMPAPVLLAAAQDPATPLSLAAPALTAAASMQPDLAALPQAAPASQPSPQAQPESAALADAALNPLQTPAVTPDAPRIKAALAFQGGTGDIDPASLAAFQSFMQPGDAVAEGNPLRDGVAGILSAVPCSRLQVAFVPETATLQVRGHLPEDGLRSPVLAALQARMGADITVSDQMRLLPRPQCGALAGISDVGLPQSTDQITNPLLVGADAHARVLDYSGGERLFFDLTAPDYPAYVYVDYFDAGGAVLHLSPNELVPLAKAIPKSALRVGAKETGDPGLQINVGPPYGQEIAVAFAASHPLYEGTRPLSEPAEPYLEFLRSQVAAARAEHADFKGEWVYFLITTHAP; this comes from the coding sequence ATGAGCCGCGCTCCGGCCATATGGGCGCTGGGGCTTGCGGCCTCTGCCCTGATCCACGCGGCAGGCGCCGGCGCGCTGCTGATCTCGCTGGTGCCGCAGCCCCTGCCGCAACAGCCCAGCCCGGAAAGCAGCCTTAACCTGCAGGCCCACCGCATCCCGCGTTCCGAAGCCGTGCCGCAGGTGGCGGAAGGTCAGCAAGCGGCTGAAAGTAAAGCACAAAGCCAGGGCCTGGACGCAGGCGCGGTCCCGCAATCAAGCGCCAGACCTCAGGCCCTGCCTGCGAACCGTCTTGCCTCTGCGGCTCCGGCAGCTGCCAGCCTGCCACCAGCTGCGGCCCGCTCGCCTGCAGCAAATCCCGCATCAAACACCGGGCAAAAACTTGCCGGCGCCCCGGCTCAGGCGGCAAGCCTGGCTGTCGCCCGCCCGGCCCGCCAGCAAGCAAAAACTGTTGAACCCGCAGCCGGAAAGGCTCTTCCTGCGCAGGTAGAATCACAAGCCGCGGCATCCAGTATGCCCGCGCCCGTGCTGCTGGCTGCTGCACAGGACCCTGCAACACCACTGTCACTTGCAGCCCCTGCGCTGACCGCCGCCGCATCAATGCAGCCGGATCTGGCCGCCTTGCCGCAGGCCGCTCCTGCCAGCCAGCCCAGCCCCCAAGCACAGCCCGAAAGCGCAGCACTGGCCGACGCCGCGCTCAACCCTCTGCAAACCCCCGCCGTCACCCCCGACGCGCCCCGCATCAAGGCGGCACTGGCCTTTCAGGGCGGCACCGGCGACATCGACCCGGCTTCCCTCGCGGCATTTCAATCCTTCATGCAGCCCGGCGATGCCGTGGCTGAAGGCAATCCGCTGCGCGACGGGGTCGCCGGCATCCTCTCCGCCGTGCCCTGCTCCCGGCTGCAAGTCGCCTTTGTGCCCGAAACTGCCACGCTCCAGGTCCGCGGCCACCTGCCCGAAGACGGACTGCGCTCGCCTGTTCTGGCTGCGCTTCAGGCCCGGATGGGCGCCGATATCACCGTGTCCGATCAGATGCGTCTGCTGCCCCGCCCGCAATGCGGCGCACTGGCTGGAATTTCAGACGTCGGGCTGCCGCAAAGCACCGACCAGATCACCAATCCGCTGCTGGTCGGCGCCGACGCCCATGCCCGGGTTCTCGACTACTCCGGCGGCGAGCGATTGTTCTTCGACCTCACCGCGCCGGACTACCCGGCCTATGTCTATGTGGATTATTTCGACGCCGGCGGCGCAGTGCTGCACCTGTCCCCGAACGAGCTGGTGCCGCTGGCCAAGGCCATACCCAAAAGCGCCCTGCGGGTCGGTGCCAAAGAGACCGGAGATCCCGGTCTGCAAATCAATGTCGGCCCGCCCTACGGCCAGGAAATCGCAGTGGCCTTCGCCGCCTCCCACCCGCTGTATGAGGGGACCCGCCCGCTTAGCGAACCGGCGGAACCCTACCTGGAATTTCTTCGCAGCCAGGTCGCAGCAGCCCGCGCTGAACATGCGGATTTCAAGGGCGAATGGGTCTATTTTTTGATCACCACCCACGCCCCGTAG